The following DNA comes from Candidatus Cloacimonadota bacterium.
TCCAGAGGGCGGGGTTCGTTTTGGGCTGCGAGATGGGATCGGTGACCATGAACACGATGCCGAACAGCGCTCCGCCGGCGCCCAGCAGGAAGAGGGGATTTTGCCCGGGATAGAACATGAGGCTGAACAGCAGGATGCCGCCGAGGGTGGCCAGCATCGGGATCCATTTGGCGCTCTTCGTGGCCAACAGATATATCCCCGCCAGGATGATCAGCAGGGCGGAGGTTTCCCCCAGCGAGCCGGCCTCGAAACCCAGCCAAGTATTCTGCCAGGTGGTGGTGATCGCCTGCCCCGCGCGCGACTGGCCCAGGATGGTGGCGCCGGTTTGCATGGCGCTGCCGGCGCTCCAGCGGGCGAATCCGCCGGGCCAATCCGCCGCCAGGAACGGCTTCACCCAAGCCACCGTCATCTGCTGGGGAAAGGACACATAGACGAAGGTGCGGCCCAGGATGGCCGGATTGAAGAGGTTGGCGCCAAAGCCGCCAAACACCATCTTGCCGAAGGCCACGGCCACCACGCTGCCCAAAGCGGCCATCCAGAGCGGGATGGTGGGCGGCAGCGTCAGGGCCAGCAGGCTGCCGGTCACAAACACGGCCATGGAGACCTTTCCACCTTTTTTATGGCGGATGAACAGATATTCCGTGCCGAAGGCGGCCAGGTTCGAGACCAGCACAACAGCAACGCACCGCCAGCCGTAGATGAATACGGAAAAGAGCAGCAGCGGGACCAGCGAGTAGAGCACCCGGTTCATCACCGGCTGTTTGAGGATCAGGGTTTGAAGCTTCACTTCCCACACTCCTGAGCTTTGATGTTTGGCTCCGCGCGGAGCCCGGACTGGAAAGCGTCCCAGATCCGCATGAAGGTTTGAAAATCCTGCTCCTGCCCTCGCGTGAGCCAGATCTCCAGCTGTTCGGAATCCCGCGCCCGGGTGTGCGTGGCCAGCCCTTCCACCGCTTCCAGCAGAAAGCCGAACAGCTGCTGCCGCTTGGGCGGAATGTCCAGCCGCAGGAACGTGGGCGCGCTCAGCTCACCGTTCACGGGCGTCACCAGTCTTCGAAAGGCGTGTTGTCCAGCAGAGTGGTGTCGGCGATGGCCTCTTCGGCAACCACCGGCTCCGGCCCCCGGCTCATGTACATGCGCACCACCGAACCCTGTTCGATCTTGGATCCCACCCCCGGAGTGCAGCGGATCACCGTGTTGGGGGCATAGCTGTCTGAATAGAGGGAATCCGCCACCTGGCCCTTTAGCCCGGCGCTAACCAGGGTGTAGTAGGCTTCCTGGTAGCTGAGCCCCACCACCGAGGGCACCCCCACCTTGCGGGAGCCGCGGCTCACGCGCAGGTAAACGGTCCCTTCCGGCGTGATCAGCTCGCCTCCCATGGGGTTTTGTTCCAAAACTGTGTCCACCCGCTCGGTTTCCGACCAGATGGAATCCTTGACCACGGCGTGCAGGCCCAGTTCGCTAAGGGTCTGCCTCGCGGCCGCCGAGCTCTTGCCCACGAGGTCTGGCACCTCGATCTGCTGCGGAGCGCGGAAGATGATGGGAAAGATGATCTGGCTGGTGATGAAGGCGCTGAGAAAGATTATCCCGGCCCCGATCCCAGCTGTCAGCCAAAACTTTTTGCTTTTCTCGCTGGCCACGGTGTGTTACCTCGTTTTGATCATTTTGGCGGCGAAAGCCCCGTCCATGTTATGGCGGAACGGCAGGCTGCGGAACATCCCTCCCGGGCAAAGGTCCCGGGGAAGCTTTTCCACGGCGTCAATCAATGTAAAGCGCGGATTCCTGGCAAGGAATTTCTCGATCTGGCGCTCGTTTTCGTCCGGATTCATGGTGCAGGTGGAATAGACCATGATCCCTTCCGGGCGCACAAAACTGGCTCCCAGGTCCAGAGCCCGTTCCTGCAGCTTCACCAGTTCCTCGATGTTCTGATGCGCCTGCCAGCGCAGGTCCGCCTTGCGCCCGAACACTCCCCAGCCGGAACAGGGGGCGTCCACCAGCACCCGGTCGTAAGCCGGGGCCACCGGTCCGTAGCGGAAGGCGTCGGAAACTATCAGTTTGATGTTGTTCAGCTGCAGCCTGTCCGCCGCCTGCTTCAGCAGTTTCATCTTGTTGGGGATCTTGTCCACGGCCACCACTTCGCCGCTGTTGTTCAGGATCTCGGCGATGTAAGAGCATTTCCCGCCGGGCGCGGCGAAGAGGTCCAGAATGTTCTCCTCCGGTTTGGGGTCCAGCAGTTCCACGATCAGCGCGGAGGAGGTGTCCTGGATGGAAAAATAGCCTTCGGAAAAAGCCACGTCGTCCAGCACCGCGTCCGCCTCATCGGTGAGCAGGGTCATCTTCCCCACCGGGGAGGGGGTCACCCGGATCTCGCGTTTGGCGAAGTATTGGATCAGCTTCTCCCGGGTGGTGGCGGTGCCGTTCACCCGCAGGTGCAGCTTGGGATTCTCATTGTACCAGATGGCCAGGTATTCGGTGTCTTCCTCGCCCCAAAGGGTGATCCAGCGTTCGATCAGCTCCGGCGGGTAGGAGTGTTCGCTGGCGATGCGCGGGATGGGGTCGGTGGGCCAGACCACCTCCGGGTTTCGCTGCCAGGCACGCAGCATGGCGTTCACGAAATCCCCCACCTTGTCGCCCAGGTTTTCCTTGGCCAGTTCCACGGTCTCGTTGATGGCCGCGTGGGCGGGGATGGAATCCAGATACATCAGCTGGTAGAGGCCCAGATATAGCCAGGCCTTGATCTTGATGTCGGTGGCGGCGAATCTGGCCGCGTCGGCGTGCTGGGCCAGGATGTAGTCCAGCTTTCCGCGCAGCTTGATCACGCCCTTCACCATGCTGTAAAAGAGGGCCACGTTCGCGTGGTCGTTCTTCAGCCGCTTGGCGCGCTGACGCAGCAGGGTGTCCGAGAACTCCCTGTCCTTGAAAACTCTCAGGATGGTCTGATAGGCTTCTTTGCGAACCATTTAGCGGCTTCTCTGGTAAAGGCGGCGGATCACTTCCTTGATCAGCTGTTCGGTGGGCTGGGCCTGCGCTTCTTCGCCCATCAGGCTCAGTTCGCGGCGCACGTCTTTGGGGCTGAAACCCAGGGTCTGCAAGGCGTTTTCCACCTCTGTGACCTTGTTTTCCTCCACGCCCAGCTGGCCGGGTTCGGCGAAATCCATCAGGTGCCGCAGCTTGCCCTTCAGCTCGATGATCAGCCTTTGCGCGCTTTTCAGGCCTATGCCTGGCACCTTGGTGAGCATGGCGCTTTCCTCACGCTCGATGGCTTTCACGAAAGTGGGTATGGGTAAAGTGGAGATGATCGACAGCGCGCTTTTGGGTCCCACCCCGGAGATGCGGTTCAGCTGTTGGTAGAGCTCGCGTTCGGCGGGCGTGGCGAACCCGAAGAGGCGCACGTCGTCCTGCGCCACGTGCAGATGGGTGAAGAGTTTGCAGGGTTGCCCCGCGGCCGGCAGGGTTTCAAAGGTGCTGATGGGGATCAGCAGTTCAAAAGCCAGGCCCATGGCGGTTTCCACCACCGCGTTCACCGGGCTTTTGTGGATGAGGGTGCCGATAATGTGGTCGATCATGTTTGATATTTGATCCTGTGATGGTGGCAGAGCGCCAGGCCCAGCGCGTCGTAGGCGTCGTCCTGGACCGGCGGTGCCTTCAGTTTCAGCAGCTGGCTCACCATGAAGCGCACCTGCTGTTTGGAGGCGTTGCCATTTCCCACCACCGCTTTTTTCACTTCGCGGGGGGTGTATTCGAAGATTTGCACCCCGTGGCGGGCCAGCGTTAGCAGGATCACCCCGCGGGCGTGGCCGAGGGTGAACACGCTGCGGATGTGCTTGTGGAAAAACATGCTTTCCACCGCCGCCACCTCCGGCTTGTATTCGGCCAGAACCTTGTCCAGGGCCGTGTAGAGCATGTCCAGCCGGGTGGGCAGGTCTTTTTCCTTGATCAGGTTCACCACGTCGCAACCGGCCCCGATGATCCGCCGGCCTTCGATCTCCAGCAGGCCATAGCCGCAAAAGCGGCTGCCGGGGTCGATCCCAAGGATGATCACTATTCCTGGCTGAGGGCTTCCATCACGGAGTCGGAAACCTCAAAATTGGCATAGACCTTCTGCACGTCGTCCAGGTCCTCCAGCATTTCGATCAGCTTGAAGAGCTTGGGCGCGATGTCATCCGCGTTGATGGTGGTTTTGGGAACCCTGGTCAGTTCGGCGTTTTCCACCGGCAGGCCCAGTTTCTCAAATTCCGCCAGCACGGTGTGGAATTCGCCGGGGGCGGTGTAGATGTCAAAATATTCCCCGTTTAGCTCGATGTCCTCCGCGCCGGCTTCCAGGGCCTGCAGCATAAATTCGTCTTCATCGAGGCCGGCCGAGGGAACGTTGAAATAGCCTTTCTGGTCAAAGTTCCAGGCCACGGCCCCGCTTTCCGCCAGGTTGCCGCCGTATTTGGAAAAAGTGTGGCGCAGATCGGCCACGGTGCGGTTCTTGTTGTCGGTCATCACTTCCACCACAATGCCGATGCCGTTGTGCCCGTAGCCTTCGTAGACGATCTCTTCGTAGGCGGCGCCTTCGATCTCGCCCGTGCCGCGCTTGATGGCGCGTTCGATGTTTTCCCGGGGCATGTTGGCCGCTTTGGCGGTGAGAATGGCCGTGCGCAGGCGGGGATTCATTTCGGAGTCACCGCCGCCGTTTTTGGCGGCCAGGATGATCTCTTTGACGATGCGGGTGAAAAGCTGGCCGCGTTTGGCGTCGGCCGCGCCTTTTTTGTGTTTGATCGAACTCCACTTGTTGTGTCCGGACATACAAACCTCTTTATCTTTATTGAATTACATCAATTGATCCGTCCAAACCAGTCTCAGGCCGGGGCAGAAAAATGTCAAGCAGTAAAAAAGGGGAAGGCTGTGTGATCAACCTTCCCCGGAATCTGAAGCCTGCTGTGACAGCAGGGATTTTATGCTTCGGAATCCTGCCAGGCGGCGATCACTTTGGCCGCTATGTCGTCAGGAACCTTTTCGTAGTGCGAGAATTTTTGGGTGAAGCGTCCCCTGCCCTGGGTGAAGGACTTGAGGGCGGGATAGTAAAAGTACATCTCGGCCACGGGCATCTGCGCGTTCAGATACTGTTTCTTGCCGCGCTGTTCCATGCCCATGATGCGTCCGCGCCGGGTGTTGATGTCGCCCATCACGTCGCCCATGTATTCGCTGGGAACGATGATGGTGAGCTCGTGGATGGGTTCCAGCAGGATGGGGCGGCATTTCTTGAAGCCTTCCTTCAGCGCCATCGAAGAGGCGATCTTGAAGGCCATTTCCGAGCTGTCCACATCGTGATAGCTGCCGTAATAGACTTCCACGCTCACGTCCACCACCTGATATCCGGCCACCACGCCTTTGTCCATGGTTTCCACCAGGCCTTTTTCGATGGCGGGAACGAAGTTCGAGGGGATCACGCCGCCCACGATGGCGTTGATGAATTGAAAGCCTTCGCCGCGTTCGGTGGGTTTGATGCGGAAATAGACTTCGCCGTACTGGCCGCGGCCGCCGGATTGCTTTTTGTGGCGGTATTGCGATTCCGCGCCCGCGGTGATGGTCTCTTTATAGGGAA
Coding sequences within:
- a CDS encoding RnfABCDGE type electron transport complex subunit D, giving the protein MKLQTLILKQPVMNRVLYSLVPLLLFSVFIYGWRCVAVVLVSNLAAFGTEYLFIRHKKGGKVSMAVFVTGSLLALTLPPTIPLWMAALGSVVAVAFGKMVFGGFGANLFNPAILGRTFVYVSFPQQMTVAWVKPFLAADWPGGFARWSAGSAMQTGATILGQSRAGQAITTTWQNTWLGFEAGSLGETSALLIILAGIYLLATKSAKWIPMLATLGGILLFSLMFYPGQNPLFLLGAGGALFGIVFMVTDPISQPKTNPALWIYGGLTGFLTVFIRRYSLFAEGFMFALLITNSLMPIIEHGLKALTSKKAVAHGK
- a CDS encoding DUF4911 domain-containing protein, with translation MNGELSAPTFLRLDIPPKRQQLFGFLLEAVEGLATHTRARDSEQLEIWLTRGQEQDFQTFMRIWDAFQSGLRAEPNIKAQECGK
- a CDS encoding PASTA domain-containing protein; translated protein: MASEKSKKFWLTAGIGAGIIFLSAFITSQIIFPIIFRAPQQIEVPDLVGKSSAAARQTLSELGLHAVVKDSIWSETERVDTVLEQNPMGGELITPEGTVYLRVSRGSRKVGVPSVVGLSYQEAYYTLVSAGLKGQVADSLYSDSYAPNTVIRCTPGVGSKIEQGSVVRMYMSRGPEPVVAEEAIADTTLLDNTPFEDW
- the rsmB gene encoding 16S rRNA (cytosine(967)-C(5))-methyltransferase RsmB → MVRKEAYQTILRVFKDREFSDTLLRQRAKRLKNDHANVALFYSMVKGVIKLRGKLDYILAQHADAARFAATDIKIKAWLYLGLYQLMYLDSIPAHAAINETVELAKENLGDKVGDFVNAMLRAWQRNPEVVWPTDPIPRIASEHSYPPELIERWITLWGEEDTEYLAIWYNENPKLHLRVNGTATTREKLIQYFAKREIRVTPSPVGKMTLLTDEADAVLDDVAFSEGYFSIQDTSSALIVELLDPKPEENILDLFAAPGGKCSYIAEILNNSGEVVAVDKIPNKMKLLKQAADRLQLNNIKLIVSDAFRYGPVAPAYDRVLVDAPCSGWGVFGRKADLRWQAHQNIEELVKLQERALDLGASFVRPEGIMVYSTCTMNPDENERQIEKFLARNPRFTLIDAVEKLPRDLCPGGMFRSLPFRHNMDGAFAAKMIKTR
- the ruvA gene encoding Holliday junction branch migration protein RuvA, which gives rise to MIDHIIGTLIHKSPVNAVVETAMGLAFELLIPISTFETLPAAGQPCKLFTHLHVAQDDVRLFGFATPAERELYQQLNRISGVGPKSALSIISTLPIPTFVKAIEREESAMLTKVPGIGLKSAQRLIIELKGKLRHLMDFAEPGQLGVEENKVTEVENALQTLGFSPKDVRRELSLMGEEAQAQPTEQLIKEVIRRLYQRSR
- the ruvC gene encoding crossover junction endodeoxyribonuclease RuvC, with the translated sequence MIILGIDPGSRFCGYGLLEIEGRRIIGAGCDVVNLIKEKDLPTRLDMLYTALDKVLAEYKPEVAAVESMFFHKHIRSVFTLGHARGVILLTLARHGVQIFEYTPREVKKAVVGNGNASKQQVRFMVSQLLKLKAPPVQDDAYDALGLALCHHHRIKYQT
- a CDS encoding YebC/PmpR family DNA-binding transcriptional regulator; this translates as MSGHNKWSSIKHKKGAADAKRGQLFTRIVKEIILAAKNGGGDSEMNPRLRTAILTAKAANMPRENIERAIKRGTGEIEGAAYEEIVYEGYGHNGIGIVVEVMTDNKNRTVADLRHTFSKYGGNLAESGAVAWNFDQKGYFNVPSAGLDEDEFMLQALEAGAEDIELNGEYFDIYTAPGEFHTVLAEFEKLGLPVENAELTRVPKTTINADDIAPKLFKLIEMLEDLDDVQKVYANFEVSDSVMEALSQE